Proteins found in one Pontibacter sp. SGAir0037 genomic segment:
- a CDS encoding DUF305 domain-containing protein, with product MDDNHRMNHGNMPHNNYTKFTLMLLCSFIAMYITMYLNTYSIDHVYFSLTRFYMTCLGIAAMAVIMLLFMRNMYRNRKKNIAIVLASLALFAGALTLARTQTPVNDKLYMKAMIPHHSIAILTSKRATIKDPEVKKLADEIIKAQEEEIAKMKAYLQRLESEN from the coding sequence ATGGACGACAACCACAGAATGAACCACGGCAATATGCCTCACAACAACTACACAAAGTTTACCTTAATGTTGCTTTGCTCCTTTATCGCCATGTACATCACCATGTACTTAAACACTTACTCAATCGACCATGTGTATTTTAGCCTAACCAGGTTTTATATGACTTGTCTCGGTATTGCCGCAATGGCAGTTATAATGCTACTATTTATGCGGAATATGTACAGGAACAGGAAGAAAAACATAGCTATTGTTTTGGCAAGCCTGGCATTGTTTGCTGGTGCTTTAACATTGGCCCGTACCCAAACACCTGTTAATGATAAGTTATACATGAAGGCAATGATACCACACCATTCGATTGCTATCCTTACAAGCAAAAGGGCAACTATAAAAGATCCTGAAGTAAAGAAGCTGGCCGATGAAATTATAAAGGCACAGGAGGAAGAAATTGCTAAAATGAAAGCCTATCTCCAGAGACTGGAATCAGAAAATTAA
- a CDS encoding ATP-binding cassette domain-containing protein, which yields MITIKNLVISYGKEKNVIDALNLALAEGSIHGVVGLNGAGKTTLLNAMYGLARIQSGEISNNSTRLTKKHLSYLVTENFFYSNITGREYLGLFQNKLFNTDKWNELFCLPLNQVIDGYSTGMKKKLALLGVLKQDKPIMILDEPFNGLDMETCSVIRAILLQLRDKGKTVIITSHIIETLTNLCDYIHYLEKGKIKYSIGKSDFAEFEREVFKSLEHKNAKLIADLLK from the coding sequence ATGATTACGATTAAGAACCTGGTCATATCCTATGGCAAGGAGAAGAATGTCATTGACGCGCTAAATCTGGCTTTAGCTGAAGGTAGTATTCATGGTGTTGTTGGCTTAAACGGTGCAGGGAAAACCACCCTTTTGAATGCAATGTACGGGCTTGCAAGAATCCAGTCTGGAGAGATCAGCAATAATAGCACAAGGCTAACCAAGAAGCATCTGTCCTACCTTGTAACAGAGAATTTCTTCTATTCAAACATTACAGGAAGGGAATACCTCGGCCTATTTCAAAACAAGCTGTTCAACACTGACAAATGGAATGAGTTGTTCTGTCTTCCGCTCAACCAGGTTATTGATGGGTATTCAACTGGCATGAAAAAGAAGTTGGCGCTGCTCGGGGTTCTAAAACAAGATAAGCCTATCATGATACTGGATGAGCCATTTAACGGTCTGGACATGGAGACGTGTAGCGTTATTCGTGCTATTTTGCTGCAACTGAGGGATAAAGGCAAAACAGTGATTATTACATCACATATCATAGAGACTTTAACGAATCTTTGTGACTATATTCATTATCTTGAAAAGGGAAAAATCAAATATAGTATAGGGAAATCTGATTTTGCTGAATTTGAGCGGGAGGTGTTTAAGTCTTTAGAACATAAAAATGCGAAGTTAATAGCAGATTTACTTAAATAA
- a CDS encoding carboxypeptidase-like regulatory domain-containing protein: MLNHSQVAAQHVQVISQVIDGKTHAPVAYASIGLINSNRGTVTDAEGRFYIMLPSSGT, from the coding sequence ATGCTAAACCATTCACAGGTGGCCGCACAACATGTGCAAGTAATAAGCCAGGTGATTGATGGCAAAACCCATGCTCCTGTTGCCTATGCCTCCATTGGGTTAATCAATAGTAACAGAGGCACTGTGACAGATGCGGAAGGTCGTTTCTATATAATGCTCCCTTCTTCAGGTACGTAG
- a CDS encoding serine hydrolase: MKKILFCGFFFIAISLKAQEFQTKKIDSLFFLLDKHDKVMGSLSIYHKGKSVYQTSIGYTDVDKKIENSGHTKYRIGSVSKLFTATILMQLIEEGKLSLETKLSQFYPGLPNADQITIQHLQQHKSGIFDIIRSPNFEEWMLEKRSKDELLSKIKEIGVTFSPGEKRSYSNTNYILLTFIIEDIESQDFADILKKRILKPLKLKNTYYGKKTYPENFGASSYKKENGDWKKIPGIHMSIPKGAGGIVSTPEDLNKFIYSLMEGKLVSENSLATIANRETEEGEDIVGHAGGMDGFKSFLIYHPEKNMSLALSLNGVDYRSMDIVRGILKVMLNKKYDLPQLEPVK; the protein is encoded by the coding sequence ATGAAAAAAATTCTTTTTTGCGGTTTTTTCTTTATCGCTATCAGTTTAAAAGCTCAGGAATTCCAGACGAAAAAAATTGACAGCTTATTTTTCTTGTTAGATAAACATGACAAAGTGATGGGCAGCCTATCAATCTATCATAAAGGTAAAAGTGTCTATCAGACCTCTATTGGCTACACCGATGTAGATAAGAAAATAGAAAATTCGGGTCATACAAAATACAGGATTGGCTCTGTTTCCAAATTATTCACCGCAACTATTTTAATGCAGTTAATAGAAGAAGGGAAATTATCTTTAGAAACAAAGCTGTCTCAGTTTTACCCCGGATTACCGAACGCAGATCAGATAACTATACAGCATCTTCAGCAGCACAAAAGTGGTATTTTTGATATTATAAGATCTCCTAATTTTGAAGAGTGGATGCTGGAAAAAAGAAGTAAGGATGAACTGTTGTCCAAAATAAAAGAAATTGGAGTTACATTCTCTCCAGGTGAAAAACGTAGCTATTCCAATACAAATTATATACTATTGACTTTCATTATTGAAGATATTGAAAGTCAGGATTTCGCTGATATTCTGAAGAAGCGAATCCTTAAACCTCTTAAGTTAAAAAATACTTATTACGGGAAAAAAACTTACCCTGAAAATTTCGGAGCAAGCTCCTATAAAAAAGAAAATGGCGACTGGAAAAAAATACCGGGAATCCACATGAGCATTCCCAAAGGAGCGGGAGGGATAGTCTCAACTCCGGAAGATCTGAATAAGTTTATTTACAGCCTGATGGAAGGGAAGTTAGTATCTGAAAATTCCCTTGCAACAATAGCAAACCGCGAAACAGAAGAGGGAGAAGATATTGTTGGCCACGCCGGAGGTATGGACGGGTTTAAGTCTTTTTTAATTTACCATCCTGAAAAAAATATGTCTTTAGCATTAAGCTTAAACGGGGTTGACTATCGTTCAATGGATATTGTAAGGGGAATCTTAAAAGTTATGCTAAATAAGAAATATGATTTACCACAATTGGAACCTGTAAAGTAA